The proteins below come from a single Canis aureus isolate CA01 chromosome 14, VMU_Caureus_v.1.0, whole genome shotgun sequence genomic window:
- the ANKRD46 gene encoding ankyrin repeat domain-containing protein 46, with protein sequence MSYVFVNDSSQTNVPLLQACIDGDFNYSKRLLESGFDPNIRDSRGRTGLHLAAARGNVDICQLLHKFGADLLATDYQGNTALHLCGHVDTIQFLVSNGLKIDICNHQGATPLVLAKRRGVNKDVIRLLESLEEQEVKGFNRGAHSKLETMQTAESESAMESHSLLNPNLQQGEGVLSSFRTTWQEFVEDLGFWRVLLLIFVIALLSLGIAYYVSGVLPFVENQPELVH encoded by the exons ATGTCCTACGTTTTTGTAAATGATTCGTCTCAGACTAATGTGCCCTTGCTACAAGCCTGTATTGATGGAGACTTTAACTATTCCAAGCGGCTTTTGGAAAGCGGCTTTGACCCAAATATTCGTGACAGCAGGGGCAGAACAGGCCTTCACCTCGCAGCAGCCAGAGGGAATGTAGACATCTGCCAGCTGTTGCATAAATTTGGTGCTGATCTTCTGGCCACAGATTATCAAGGAAACACAGCTCTCCATCTCTGTGGCCACGTGGATACTATTCAATTCTTAGTTTCCAATGGACTCAAAATTGATATTTG CAACCATCAAGGTGCTACACCCTTGGTTCTGGCAAAGCGCAGAGGAGTGAATAAAGATGTCATCCGATTGCTAGAATCTTTGGAAGAACAGGAGGTGAAAGGATTTAACAGAGGAGCTCACTCAAAACTGGAGACCATGCAGACAGCTGAGAGTGAAAG CGCCATGGAAAGCCATTCTCTCCTCAACCCCAACCTGCAGCAAGGGGAAGGAGTCCTGTCCAGCTTCCGAACCACATGGCAGGAGTTTGTCGAGGATCTGGGCTTCTGGAGGGTGTTGCTCTTGATCTTTGTCATCGCTTTGCTGTCTCTTGGCATTGCCTACTATGTGAGCGGGGTGCTCCCCTTCGTGGAGAACCAACCTGAACTGGTGCATTAA